The stretch of DNA GCAGTCCGGGTCGGCGGCGTTCTCGGCGGCCGTCATCGACACGGTGGGGGTGCACCCCGTGAGCGCGGCGACGAGGATCGTGCCGACGATCCCCGCGGAGAGAGAGATCAGCCGAAGGGGACGGGAGGGCACATCACAAGGGTAGTCGGCCCTCGCAGTCGCTAGCGTTGAGCCCGTGATCGAAGCATCGGACACCCTGGGCCGACAGGGCGAGGCGGCCGCGCTGCGGCGCATCATCCGCCGGCTTCCCGCCGCTGCCGACGCCGAGCTGGGGCCGGGCGACGACAGCGCCATCGTCGCCGCACCCGACGGCCGCTTCGTCGTCTCGACCGACCTGCTCGTGCACGGGCCCGACTTCCGACTGGCCTGGTCGATGCCGTACGACCTCGGCTGGAAGGCGGCCGCCAGCAACCTCGCGGACATCGCCGCGATGGGTGCGCGGCCGACCGCGCTGGTAGTCGCACTGGCCGCCCCGCTCGAGACGCCCGTCACCGATCTGGAGGCCATCGCCGATGGCCTCCGCGACGGCTGCGACGCTCTCGCGCCGGGCACGGGAGTGGTCGGCGGCGACCTGTCCGCGAGCGACACCCTGACCATCGCCGTGACCGTCTTCGGCGACCTGGAGGGGCGCCGTCCGGTGCTGCGCTCGGGCGCACGGCCGGGAGACGTCGTCGCCCTGCGCGGCGACCTCGGTCTCGCCGGGGCCGGGATCCGGCTGCTGTTCCGCGACGCCGTCGACGCCGAAGAGCGGCCCGACCGCGGCCGCTTCACCGACCTCGAGTCGACGCACCCCGAGCTCGTCCGCGCACAGCTGCGCCCGTCCCCGCCGATCGCCGCGGGAGTCACCGCGGGACTCGCGGGGGCGACCGCGATGCTCGATGTGTCCGACGGCCTGCTGATCGACGCGGCGCGCATCGCCGCGGCCAGCGGGGCGGGCATCGACTTCGAGTCCGCCGCGCTCGCCCCGTTCGCGAGCCGGATCGTGGCGCTCGCGCCGGACCTCGCCGACGAGGCGCCCGACCTCGTACTGTCCGGCGGAGAGGACCACCCTCTGCTCGCCGCCTTCTCTGCGGAGGACGTGCCGGAGGGGTTCGTCGTTCTCGGACGCGTGGTCGAGGGCGACACGGTGACGATCGACGGACGCGATCCGTCGCTCGCGCGCGGCGGCTGGGATCCGTTCGGCGATTGGAACGGCGCCGTCGGCTGAGCCGGCCGCTCCGACCTGAGTGCGCGAGTGTTGGGTCAGTCGGTCGTCGCGAAGTACACGGCCGTCTCGCCGTACTCGCGGGAGCGCTGCGGGTGGTAGCCGTCGGGCCAGGCCGGCGCAGGAGAGCGCGTGCTGCGCTCGAGTACGACCGTCGAGTCGGGGGCGAGGCGGGGCCCGAGGTGGGTGAGCACGGCCGCGATCTCCGCCTCGTCGACCTCGTAGGGCGGGTCGATGAAGACCAGATCCCATTCGGCGCTCGCGTGTTCGAGGAAGCCGAGCACAGGACGCGCGGCCACCTCGATGGACAGTGCGGACGGCGCGGGGGCAGCTTTCAGGACGATCTGCGCGTTGCGCCGGCACACCGTTGCCGCGTCGTGCGATCGGTCGACGAGCACGGCCGAGGTCGCCCCGCGGCTGACGGCCTCGAGACCGAGCGCCCCGGATCCGGCGTACAGGTCGAGCACCCGCGCCTCGTCGATCGCGTCCCGTGCGACGAGCGCGGAGAAGATGCCCTCGCGGGTCCGGTCGCTGGTGGGCCTCGTGCCGGAGCGGGGGACGCGCAGCGCGAGCGAGCCTGCGAAGCCGGAGATGATGCGGGTCATTGCGTCTAGAACACTACGTCCTCCCCCCATCCGCCTTCGCGAGCCAGGTCCCACGCGTGTTTCGGCGCGAGGGACGTGGTGCTGCGAGCGAAGGGGAGGAACTGGAGCGCTCGCGACAACACTCCGCGCTCGCGGGGGCAGGGGAGCTGTAGGGGATCGACAACGGAGTCGACTGCCCGTGTCGAAGACCTCCAGAATGCGGTCATGGCCACAGTCGACCGTGCGCAGAAGCCGTCATTCACCAAATCGCTCTTCCACGGGCAGGTGGCGAGTGAACTCGTCATGCCCTTCCCGCTCCAGCACGGCGAGGACAAGGCGAAGACGGAACGCCTGGCCGCCGCCGCGCGCGAGTACCTGACCACCTCGTACGACCCCGCGAGGGCCGAGGAGGAGCGCTGGGTGGGCGACGACACCATCCGCGATCTCGGGGAGCTCGGGCTGCTCGGCCTCTTCGTCGACGAGAAGTACGGCGGCCAGGGCCTCAGCCAGTCGGGATACTGCCGCGTCATGGAGGAGTTCGGTCGCGTCGACGGCACCCTCTCGGTCGTGATGGGTGTGCACCAGTCGATCGGCACGAAGCCGTTGTTCCTCTACGGCACCGACGAGCAGAAGGAGCGGTGGCTGCCCGACCTCGCCGCCGGCCGCAAGCTCGCCGCGTTCGTGCTCACCGAGCCGAACGTCGGATCCGACGCCTACAACCTCGAGACCCGCGCCGAGCGGCAGAGCGACGGCAGCTGGATCCTGAACGGCGAGAAGCGGTGGATCGGCAACGGCGACCGCGACGTGCTCACCGTCTTCGCCCGCAGCGAGCTCGGCCATGTCGCCCTCATCGTCGAAGGCGGATCGGAGGGGCTCGAGACCGGACCCCGTTTCGACACGCTCGGCCTGCGCGCCAACCGGCTGCAGCGCGTCCGATTCAACAACGTGCGGGTGCCCGCGGAGAACCTCCTCGGCGAGCCCGGCGACGGTTTCCGCATCGCGATGAACACCCTCAACAACGGGCGCATGTCGATGGGGACGTCGATCACCGGCGGCATGAAGCGCTTCCAGCAGCTCGCGATCGAGCACACCAGCACGCGTCGCCAGTTCGACCGGGAGCTGATCGACTTCGAGATGGTCGAAGACAAGATCGCGTGGATCCAGACGCAGATCTACGGCCTCGAATCGATGAGCTACCTCACCACAGGACTCGTCGATCGGGGCGACGCCGACTTCGCGCTGGAATCGGCGATGACGAAGGTGACCGCGAGCGACGTCGGATGGTACGCCCTCAACCGTGCTTTCCAGCTGCACGGCGGAACCGCGTACATGAACGACCATCCGCTCGCGAAGGCGCTGCGCGACTTCCGCATCTTTCCGATCTTCGAGGGCGCGAACGACGTGATGCGGGCGTTCACCGCGTTGAACGGCCTGAAGGCGCTGTCGGAGCGCCTGCCCGATGTGAAGAGCATCAGCGTCAGCGACCCCGCGAAGGCGATCGGCGTGCTCGCGCCGTACGTGCGCGAGCGGGTGAGCCAGCGTCTGCGACCGGAGAAGCTCGAGGGTGCGCACGAGTCGCTGAGCCGTCAGGTCGGCACCATCGGGGAGCAGGCGGCGCGTCTGCGCGGCGCCGCGGAAGGGGCGCTTCGCAAGTACGGGTCGAAGGTGCAGGAGAAGCAGCTCGTGCAGAAGCGGCTCGCCGACGCGGCGGCCGGAATCTACGCGCAGGTGGCGACGGTGTCCCGCTGCTCGGCAGTCATCGAGCGCGATGGGCAACTCGCCAGCGAGGCGGAGCGCACGGTCGCGATCAACTTCTGCAAGAGCCAGGCCCGCGCCGTGAACCGGTCGTTCCGGGCACTGGAGGTCAACGACGACAAGTACACCCACCAGATCGGCCGCGCGGCCCGCTCCGGCTACCCCTTCGCCCTCTAGATCCGATTGGGCCCCACGCGGCACGCTTGCCGCGAGGGGTGCGGGCACGAACGCACGTTCCGGACCGCACGTGTGCCCGGAACGTGCGTTCTCGTGCAGAGCGAGAAGAAGCCTGCGCAGGAGATGGCATGCAGTTGGGCGCAGGCCGTTGCTGAGTCGCCCGGACCGCAGCCTTCCCGAGCGCCCGACGAGAACGCACGTTCCGGGCATGTGCGCCCGCCGGAACGTGCGTTTGTGCCCGCAATATCGGATCTCGGGGGAGGGTCGGAGGGGGGCCGTATATTCGTCGGGTGGCCGTCGCACCTCTCGAGCGCAAGCTCGCCGATCTCCTCGGCGGGCGCACGGCGAGCGTCCTGGAGAAGGCGTTCGGCATGGTCACCGCCGGCGACCTGCTCACCCACTACCCGCGCCGCTACGCCAAGCGGGGCGAGCTGACCTCGCTCGCCGAGCTGCCCGAGGGTGAGAACGTCACCATCGTCGCCGAGGTGCGTCGCGCCACCGAGCGCAAGATGCAGTCGCGCCGCGGCTCGGTGCTCGAGGTCGTCATCTCCGACGGCAACGGCATGCTCACCCTCACCTTCTTCAACCAGGCGTGGCGCGAGAAGGACCTCCGACCGGGTGTGCGGGGCATCTTCGCCGGCAAGGTCGGCCGCTACCGCGGTCTCGCGCAGCTGGCGCACCCCGACTACGAGCTCTTCCCCGACGATGCGGCGCCCCTCGCGGGCGGCATCGCGAAGGAGTGGACCGACGCACCGGTGCCGATCTACCCGGCGACGAGCACGATGCCGAGCTGGAAGATCCAACAGGCGGTCGAGCTGGTGCTCGACGCCGTCGGCAGGGTCGACGATCCGGTGCCCGACGACGTGCGTCGTGAGCGCGGCCTCGTCTCTTATGCGGCAGCACTGAACGGCATCCACCATCCGGCGAAAGACGTCGACTGGAAGCGGGCGCGCGACGCGTTGCGCTTCCAGGAGGCCTTCGTGCTGCAGACGGCCCTGCTCGAACAGCGCATGGCGGCCCGCTCCGTGCCCACCACCTCGCGCCGCGCGATCGGGGGCGCCGACCGGGAGCGCTTCGACGACGCACTGCCGTTCGACCTGACGCTTGACCAGCAGCGTGTCGGCGAGGAGATCGCCCGCGACCTCGAAGCCGAGTTCCCGATGAATCGCCTGGTGCAGGGCGAGGTCGGATCGGGCAAGACCCTGGTGGCGCTTCGGGCGATGCTGCAGGTCTCCGACGCGGGCGGGCAGGCCGCGCTGCTCGCCCCCACCGAGGTGCTCGCCGCGCAGCACCTGCGTTCGATCGTCCGCTCCCTCGGGCCCGACCTCGCCGCAAAACTCATGCCGACCCTCATCACCGGGCAGATGTCGACCGCCGAGCGCAAGAAGGCGCTGCTGCGGGTCGTGACCGGGCAGGCGCGCATCGTCGTCGGCACCCACGCGCTGATGGGCGACAAGGTCACCTTCTTCGACCTCGGCCTCGTCGTCGTCGATGAGCAGCACCGCTTCGGCGTCGAGCAGCGCGAGGCGCTGCGGGCGAAGGGCAGCACCCCGCCGCACGTGCTGGTGCTCACGGCGACGCCCATCCCGCGGACCGTCGCGATGACGGTGTTCGGCGACCTCGACGTGTCGGTCATCCGCGAGTTGCCGGTCGGCCGCGCGGGTATCGAGAGCTTCGTCGTCGCGCTCGCCGATCATCCCGGCTGGATCAACCGGGCGTGGCAGCGCGCCGCGGAGGAGATCGAGAAGGGGCGTCAGGTGTTCGTCGTCTGCCCCGCCATCGACGACGTCTCGGTCGAGGCCGACACCGACCTCGTCGACGACGAGCCCGCCGACGGCGACGCGAGACCCGCTCCGCGCGCGTCGGTCGAGGCGACCATGAAGCTGCTCCCGCAGGTCGAGGCCCTGAAGGGGCGACGGATCGCCGCACTGCACGGGCGCATGTCGGCGGACGAGAAGGACGACATCATGCGCGCCTTCGCCGCCGGTTCGATCGACATGCTCGTCTCGACGACCGTCATCGAGGTGGGGGTCGACGTGCCCAACGCGTCGATGATGATCGTGCTCGACGCCGACCGCTTCGGCGTCTCGCAGCTGCATCAGTTGCGAGGCCGCGTCGGCCGCGGCGGGCTGCCGGGGCTCTGTCTGCTGGTGACCACCTCGCCTGCCGAGAGCGTCGCGCGCGAGCGGGTCGACGTGGTGGCCTCGACCACCGACGGTTTCGACCTCGCGCAGGCCGACCTCGAGCTGCGCCGCGAGGGGGACGTGCTGGGCACCTCGCAGTCGGGCGGTCGGTCGTCTCTGCGTCTGCTGCGGGTCGTCGCCGACGCGGAACTGATCGGCGAGGCGAGGGAGGCCGCGTCGTCGCTGCTCGACTCCGATCCGATCCTCGCGAGCCATCCGGCGCTGCGCGGCGCCATCGAACGACGTCTCGACGATCAGTCGCGCGAGTTCCTCGCGAAGAACTAGACCGGCGCACCTCGTCCGGTGCTCATCGTGTCGAATCGTGACGGGACGCCAGCCATTGCTCGACGCGCCGACGAGGCGGACGTATAGCCTGGAGGCATGACCAGGATCGCCGTCGTTCCCGGGTCGTTCGACCCGGTCACCCTCGGACACCTCGACGTGATCGAACGGGCGGCGAACCTGTTCGACGAGCTGCATGTGCTCGTCGTGCACAACCCCGACAAGTCGGCGCTGCTGCCGATCGGCCAGCGGGTCGACCTGCTCGAGACGGCCATCGCCGACGCGGGTCTTCCGCGCACGGTGCGGGTCGCGTCGTGGAGCGTCGGGCTGCTCGTCGACTACTGCACCGATGTCGGCGCGAGCGTGCTGGTGAAGGGCATCCGCTCGCAGGTCGACGTGGCCTACGAGACGCCCATGGCGATCGTCAACCGCAACCTCGCTCGCGTCGAGACCGTGTTCCTGCT from Herbiconiux sp. L3-i23 encodes:
- a CDS encoding acyl-CoA dehydrogenase family protein, producing the protein MATVDRAQKPSFTKSLFHGQVASELVMPFPLQHGEDKAKTERLAAAAREYLTTSYDPARAEEERWVGDDTIRDLGELGLLGLFVDEKYGGQGLSQSGYCRVMEEFGRVDGTLSVVMGVHQSIGTKPLFLYGTDEQKERWLPDLAAGRKLAAFVLTEPNVGSDAYNLETRAERQSDGSWILNGEKRWIGNGDRDVLTVFARSELGHVALIVEGGSEGLETGPRFDTLGLRANRLQRVRFNNVRVPAENLLGEPGDGFRIAMNTLNNGRMSMGTSITGGMKRFQQLAIEHTSTRRQFDRELIDFEMVEDKIAWIQTQIYGLESMSYLTTGLVDRGDADFALESAMTKVTASDVGWYALNRAFQLHGGTAYMNDHPLAKALRDFRIFPIFEGANDVMRAFTALNGLKALSERLPDVKSISVSDPAKAIGVLAPYVRERVSQRLRPEKLEGAHESLSRQVGTIGEQAARLRGAAEGALRKYGSKVQEKQLVQKRLADAAAGIYAQVATVSRCSAVIERDGQLASEAERTVAINFCKSQARAVNRSFRALEVNDDKYTHQIGRAARSGYPFAL
- a CDS encoding thiamine-phosphate kinase — encoded protein: MIEASDTLGRQGEAAALRRIIRRLPAAADAELGPGDDSAIVAAPDGRFVVSTDLLVHGPDFRLAWSMPYDLGWKAAASNLADIAAMGARPTALVVALAAPLETPVTDLEAIADGLRDGCDALAPGTGVVGGDLSASDTLTIAVTVFGDLEGRRPVLRSGARPGDVVALRGDLGLAGAGIRLLFRDAVDAEERPDRGRFTDLESTHPELVRAQLRPSPPIAAGVTAGLAGATAMLDVSDGLLIDAARIAAASGAGIDFESAALAPFASRIVALAPDLADEAPDLVLSGGEDHPLLAAFSAEDVPEGFVVLGRVVEGDTVTIDGRDPSLARGGWDPFGDWNGAVG
- a CDS encoding ATP-dependent DNA helicase RecG; the protein is MAVAPLERKLADLLGGRTASVLEKAFGMVTAGDLLTHYPRRYAKRGELTSLAELPEGENVTIVAEVRRATERKMQSRRGSVLEVVISDGNGMLTLTFFNQAWREKDLRPGVRGIFAGKVGRYRGLAQLAHPDYELFPDDAAPLAGGIAKEWTDAPVPIYPATSTMPSWKIQQAVELVLDAVGRVDDPVPDDVRRERGLVSYAAALNGIHHPAKDVDWKRARDALRFQEAFVLQTALLEQRMAARSVPTTSRRAIGGADRERFDDALPFDLTLDQQRVGEEIARDLEAEFPMNRLVQGEVGSGKTLVALRAMLQVSDAGGQAALLAPTEVLAAQHLRSIVRSLGPDLAAKLMPTLITGQMSTAERKKALLRVVTGQARIVVGTHALMGDKVTFFDLGLVVVDEQHRFGVEQREALRAKGSTPPHVLVLTATPIPRTVAMTVFGDLDVSVIRELPVGRAGIESFVVALADHPGWINRAWQRAAEEIEKGRQVFVVCPAIDDVSVEADTDLVDDEPADGDARPAPRASVEATMKLLPQVEALKGRRIAALHGRMSADEKDDIMRAFAAGSIDMLVSTTVIEVGVDVPNASMMIVLDADRFGVSQLHQLRGRVGRGGLPGLCLLVTTSPAESVARERVDVVASTTDGFDLAQADLELRREGDVLGTSQSGGRSSLRLLRVVADAELIGEAREAASSLLDSDPILASHPALRGAIERRLDDQSREFLAKN
- a CDS encoding RsmD family RNA methyltransferase; the encoded protein is MTRIISGFAGSLALRVPRSGTRPTSDRTREGIFSALVARDAIDEARVLDLYAGSGALGLEAVSRGATSAVLVDRSHDAATVCRRNAQIVLKAAPAPSALSIEVAARPVLGFLEHASAEWDLVFIDPPYEVDEAEIAAVLTHLGPRLAPDSTVVLERSTRSPAPAWPDGYHPQRSREYGETAVYFATTD
- the coaD gene encoding pantetheine-phosphate adenylyltransferase produces the protein MTRIAVVPGSFDPVTLGHLDVIERAANLFDELHVLVVHNPDKSALLPIGQRVDLLETAIADAGLPRTVRVASWSVGLLVDYCTDVGASVLVKGIRSQVDVAYETPMAIVNRNLARVETVFLLPDPAHAHVSSSLVRQVAALGGDVAPYVPRVVAEYLQPSTSASLRPGSD